In Juglans regia cultivar Chandler chromosome 13, Walnut 2.0, whole genome shotgun sequence, the DNA window CCAGCACTCCAGTATGTCCACCAAGGAGCACCCCCATTACTACCACTTGACCAAAGTTTTATCACTGTTTAAAAGAcggaaaaagaatgaaattataTCTTGAATATATGAGCCTTCTACAAGTAACATTTTAGCAAAGGAAAAGGTAAGATGAAGGGGAAGAGGAACTCACTTATATAGGACCAGATTAAACATACTACATTCTGCGCCAAGTTAAGGAACGAAAGATGTTCGAACCTCTTCCCATCTGGACCAAATCTCTTGGTAGACCTAtagagagagataaaaattaagggaaaaaattGCGATCTTTCGGTTCATATGTCATCGTTAGGAACCAAAGTGAATAAGTTCCAACTTGAGTAGCAGTAACCCTAGTTGAATAGGCAATTTACTATCCCAATTAAGACTTTTTGGGAAccaaaattagaaaattttcaatGTTCAGCAGCGATGAACAGCCTTTGACAAAATTCTGTTCAAGTCAAACAATtggaaaatcataatttttggTGCAAACTGCCCAGTTTCTGCCAATGCAATCCGAACATTGCTAATCATAAGCataaatttaaacattaaggaAGCCGCATTTTGCATATCAGttgaattaaaatcaataagCGGCCCTAAAAATGATCGAATTCGAATTCAACGCCAGCACCATAACGATTACCACCCTTCCAATTACGAGAGCACCCGCATGATCCAGAAAATATACCCGAACACACTGTCGTTAGCTCTCACCCGGTTTATCATAGGAGATCGGATAAATAATATACAATCGAAGCAGAAGttccattaataaaaaagaGTGGGAGAAAGAAAAACTAACAGAGTTTCCTGAAGAAAGCCTTGATAGATATAGGCAGACCAAATGCCGGCGACGCAAAAGGACAACACTAGTACACGGCGGAGTCCAACGCCGTGAGCTTCCATTCGTCTCGCCGGAGACCACTTACGTAGATTGGCCAGAGGGTTTATCGTCTtattcttgtgaaaaaaaaagaagaagagaggaaagGGGATAGAGATCAGAAAGCAAAGAGGAGTTGAAAGTAAACTGAAACGTTACGAACTGAGAGCGATCTGGCAAATGGTAGTAGCGGTGGAGACGTTGATTCATATAACGGGTCCAGTGGGGGGAGCGCGAAGCTACGTAGAATATCCAGGTGGAGGTTTCTTATTGGGTAGTGAACCTACCTGACGTCTCTCATTGGCTGCTCAAACGCGGAGCACTCTTTCTGGTGCAAGTCCACCCCAATTTACCGATTGAAGTTTTCAACGTATTTTTATTGGAAATAATTTCAATCGGTATATGATGTAAATTAAACCATTTAAATTTGAGTAAGTCTGCATAAATGGGAGATTGTAAATTCATacaattatgttaaaaaaaaaatatataattataataatattatttttaaaataatatatatatttttttatttctattcatTAATAGAACTGTATAAGCAGTCCCAcatttaaaactgtaaataaaatttttctttaaattttataatcataagacaataataaaattaaaacgcagatttctcaaataaaacattaatatatccgtgattctttttgttttttgtttaagtCTTAAATGCATTATTAAAAACAGTATGAATTATCtgaatattttttagttttacacTACATTTATGATTTAACAgtaaatatttctattttctttttgtttttttttttttagaaaaagagagaagtagCCTCGTCGAACTTGATgacaggattttttttttggggggcgCTCCGGCCCAAGAATAGCATTAGATGGGCCGATAAATAGGAGCCCACTTCAATGAGCATTTCCCAGTCCTACTCTACCTTAAAATCCACACGAGAGAATCTTCAATgaattagtcaaaattaaactatatttttaataaatataaaatgaatttaaattttaaatattccatttatataagtcttcatattataatatttattttttattatataataataaaataatataaaataaatttagctttagctattcacatcaaatttctacattgaattatccatttatttattatatagtaatgagtaattaataattaaaaaaataatttttttttaattattaatttattttattttatcatattttacctattatatattaattaataatcatattctaattaaattatggattaaaaaattatatttttcaattgtcatttaatcCTAATAATCACAAATGTCTAATTAAACCCAtctaaattctatataaatgtcTTAAATTACTTAATTAGAGTACTTAACATAATTAAACGAGTGGACTAAAAAGTAATTAACAAGTACCATAAGAGGCCCCACCCAGCATGAGGATTTTTTTCTTGGTAAGCACACTCTACAATCTTTATGTACCAGAAATGCTTGACAACATATTACAATTTGTAATTGTACAATTGAAAACTTTCATCCATTAAAACTCAAATCTGAGGGCTCTTGCAACATTTAAGAGGTGTTGGTGCTTACGTTCTACAATGGCATTCTGTTGTGGAGTTTCAATGCAACTTGTTTGATGAATAATGcctttttggttaaaaaattcTTTCATATCAAATTCTGCACCATTGTCACTTCTTAGGGTCTTAATTCGAACATTAAACTGAGTTTCAACAAGATTGAAAAAAGACTCTATGCAAGACcgagtttgagattttgtttTACGGAGATAAGTCCAAGTACTTCGAGAAAAATGGTCAACAATAGTAAGGAAATACTTGGATCCATCATGGGCAGCAACAGAATAGGGTCTCCGTATATCAcacataataatttcaaaaattccagAACTTGTATGTGTGCTGATGGGAAAAGGGAGTCGATGTTGTTTGGCCATTGGACAGATGCAACAAGGAATCTCATTCATATTAGAAATCTCAGTACTTACAACAGGATCTTTAATTAGAGATATCCTAGAGAAAGAGGTGTGGCCAAGTCTATAATGCCAAAGATTTGGCAGAGAATGATTGCTAAATAAAGATGCTGaaacaaaatgaattttatctGAAAACTTGGTAAGGTAGTCAACAAGAGCTGTTGCAGGCACTTCAATTTGCTGAAGATGGTAGAGTCCATGCCTCActtcacccttcccaatcgttgtccaagACAAAAGGTCCTGAAGGAAACATGActcagaaaagaaaacaagacaaCAATCAAGTGAGTTTGCAATTCTTTTAGCTGAAATCAAGTTGAATGTAAAAGATGGTACACATAGGACATTTTCCAGAAAAAGATGGCTTCCAAACTTGACTGTGCCTATGTGTGTGACAGGTGCCTCATCACCATTTGGCATTTTGACAGAGTAAGAAACTTTATTTGTGATGCTTGTTAGAAGGGAAGTGCTACAGCACCTGTGTCAATTATCCAAGGAGTTTCTGCAGACATTAAGGAGTTTTGAAGAGAAATGGAATACTGTGTGGAAATACCAGATATCGTTGATGTTTTTGCTGCATTGGCAAAAGAATGAGAAGCTGTCTTGGTTGAGTTGGTAGAGGATAAAAGCATCATTGGAGTCTCTTTTGGCTGCAGCAGATGGAGCAATTGTTGATACTGCTCCCTAGTCAAACCAATTCTGGAACTCGAGTCCTCATCTTGGTCAGTAGAAGCAGAGTTAGCAAAAGAGGTAGATGATTTACCTTTGCTGAAAAGCTTGTGCCCAGGGGGGTACCCATGAAGTTTGTAGCATTTTTCTGCTACATGACCACTCATATGGCAGTGTGTACAAGTTGGTGGCTCAGCATTTCCTGCCTTAAAATAGGTTTCTAGAGAATGGCCTGTTTGATGACAATGGGTACAATAGGGGCGGTTTTTAAGGAGTTGGCCAGACTTGGCATTAGGTTTGAAGTTGGGATGGAATTTCTTTGTTGCTAGAGCCATTGAATCAGGAGAGGGACAACTACTCAGCATGAGATGTTGCCTCTCCTGCTGTTGAATCAGGGAAAGAACCTTACCAACAGAAGGTAAGGGGTCGAGCAACATGATTTGGTCTCTTGAATTGGTGTATGAATCATTGAGGCCCATCAAAAATTGTATTGCACAGTCCCTATGATATCTGTCCGAAAGGATCTTCAAATTACCACAACTACAATCAGGCAATGGATCAAACACATTGAGTTCATCCCAAAGAGTTTTCAGTTTTCCATAATAAACACTTACTggatcttgttcttgtttcaaTCCTGCAAGTGCTCTTTTAAGTTGAAAGATACGTGCACCATTTTGTTGAGTAAAACGTTCCTGCAGTTCAGTCCAGACCACGGAGGCTTTATTCACAAGGGCAATGCTAGACTTGATGGAAGGAGAAATGGAGTTTTGTAACCAAGAGGTCACAAGGTCATTGCAGCGTTCCCAAGCTTCAAGTAAAGGGTCATTTGTACTGGTAGGTTTGGAAATCTCACCATTGATAAAACCCAACTTATTTTTAGCTCGAAGAGCCCTCTGCATAGCCCGAGATCAAGTTGTGTAGTTATCAACAGTGAGGAGCTCGGGGACAAGGGAAACAGAAGGATTGTCCCCATGGTCAAGTCGATAAGGATTTGTGACATCATTGAAGTTGAGAAAACAATTTGGGGGAGTAGACTTTTCAGCAGAATTGTCTGTAGTCATGGTTAATATGAATGAATCACTGCTCTGGTACCATGTAAGAAATGGTAAAATAagcaaggaaagaagaaaaagtcagAGTGAAGAAGAACTTGGTATATTCTTCATTGAATCGATAATCTAACTTTTACAGAAAATGTGATATATGTAGTGCTCTGTACAACAAATAACAAACCAAGCCAAAGCACGTTCTGGAAGGAATATTTACATACTGCAAATAACAAACTAAGCCACTAAAAACTATACACCTCAGCCAAGGACAAAACCAAATAACTAactataaaattacataaaagctCTTCAGCTAGCCTTTCTCATGTGAGCTGGATTGAGGACCATTATGTAAAATATCTTCATCTTTATATACCAGATCATGATCATGGAGAGGAGGGGGAATATCACCATCATTCTCCAATAATTGCTCCTGCTACTACTCCAAGTCCAACTTCTATTCTTGAGCTGccttcaccttcttcttcttcttcttctaaatcAGCATCCATCACAGAAGAACTTGCTCCATCTCTTGAGCTGCgttcaccttcttcttcttcttctaaatcTCCTTCTCCCATCCGCAAGTCAACAAGAACTCGAAAGGCACCTCAGTACCTGCAGGATTATCACTGTCAACAGGCTCACTTCACTCCTCCAAGTCAATCCTTGACCAAGCAATTCTCCTCTCTTCCAGGTACTacttttcctttgaaaaaatctCTGTCTTATCATCGTTTATCCACTACTTTTGCTGCTTTCTCTgcatctatctcatctcaagtTGATCCTCAAACATATAATCAAGCTGTCAAGGACTCGGGTTGGTGTGAGGCCATGCAGGCTGAGTTGGATGCTCTTGAGCTAAATCATACATGGACGATGGTTGATTTGCCACCTGGAAAAGAACCAATTGAGTGCAAGTATGTCTACaaaactaaatttaattcaGATGGTACAGTAGAGAGATTAAAGGCCAGGCTAGTGGCCAAAGGTTACACACAGCAGGAGGGAATTGATTATCACGAGACTTTTTCTCCTGTGGCCAAGATGGTCACAGTTAGATGTCTTTTGGCTCTTGTAGCCATGAATGGTTGGCATTTACAgcaatttgatgtgaataatgcCTTCCTTCATGGCGAGTTAGAGGAGGAAATATACATGTATAAGCCACCAGGCTATACCAAAGGAAACCTGGACAGGTTTGCAAACTTCTCAAGAGTTTgtatggtcttaaacaagcaTCTCGACAATGGCATGCTAAGttttcaaattctctcattcagTATGGTTTTCAACAATCTAAATCAGATTATAGCCTCTTCACAATGTTTAATGGAGATGTATTCACAGCCTTGTTggtttatgtagatgatatagTTGTTGCTAGCAACTCTCTTGATTGCATCAGTTCTCTCAAAAGCTTCTTAAACACTCACTTCAAAATTAAAGACCTTGGTTCACTTCGTTATTTCCTTGGCATTGAAGTGGCCAGATCTGCCTAAGGGATCCATTTATGTCAAAGGAAGTATGCCCTTGACATTTTATCAGACTCAGGAACTCTTGGATCCAAACCTGCCAAACTTCCCATGGATCAAAACTTAAAGCTCAGCAAGGATTCAGGTTCCTCTCTCCATGATCCAAGCATTTACAGAAGACTTGTTGGAAGGCTTTTGTATTTAACCATCACTAGGCCTGATATCAGTTTTTCAGTACAAGTTCTAAGTCAGTTCATGTCTCAGCCTACTGATGCTCATCTACATGCTGCACATAaggttttaaaatatttaaagggcAGTCCAGGTCAGGGACTCTTGCtgtcctcttcttcttctcttcaatTACAAGGGTACTGTGACTCGGATTGGGCTTCATGCCCTGATACTCGAAGATCAATTAcaggattttgtatttttattggaaaTTCACTTGTTTCTTGGAAGTCTAAAAAGCAATCCGTTGTCTCTCGTTCATCAGCAGAGTCTGAGTATCGAGCCATGGCAGCAACATGTTGTGAATTTACTTGGATCAAACAACTTCTAGCTGATCTACACATCTCACATTCAAATGCTGTCATTCTTCACTGTGACAACCAAGCAGCCCTACATATTGCTGCCAACCCAATTTTCCATGAGCGTACTAAGCACATTGAAGTCGATTGCCATCTTATTCGAAATAAAATCCAAGAAGGAAGCATTGTGACTGCATATGTTCCTACTCACTCTCAACTGGCTGATATCTTTACAAAAGCACTCTCCTCTATTGTGCTCAATACTCTTctttccaagatgggaatagtcaATCTCTATTCTCTATCTTACGGGGGGGTATTGGAGAATGATGGTGATATTCCCCCTCCTCTCCATGATCATGATCTGGTATATAAAGATGAAGATATTTTACATAATGGTCCTCAATCTAGCTCACATGAGAAAGGCTAGCTAAAGagcttttatgtaattttatagtTAGTTATTTGGTTTTGTCCTTGGCTGAGGTGTATAGTTTTTAGTGGCTTAGTTTGTTATTTGCAGTATGTAAATATTCCTTCCAGAATGTGCTTTAGCTTGGTTTGTTATTTGCTGTACAGAGCAGTACATATATCACATTTTCTGTAAAAGTTAGATTATCGATTCAATGAAGAATATACCAAGTTCTTATTCACTctgactttttcttctttccttgctTATTTTACCATTTCTTACAGACTCCATTTATGTACAAGATTAAGAATTGGAAGAATCAAGTTGCTATTGATCAAGATTAAACAGAGCTGAAGCCAGAGACAAAAGCCATGACAAGAAAGCCATGGTAGCTGATATATGATATCTGCTGCAAAACTTCGGTGGGCAATATGCCCCATTATTACACTGGAGGAGAAAGTCCCCAACACGAACTTTTGAGCAAGCTGCAGCCAGTGTGAGCATTTAACCAGAACAGAGTATCCATCCACCAATGTGAACATTTTATCAAATGAAGATTCAAATAAGTAAACTACAGAAGAAACAGCAAGAAGTATGCTGCTATCTGCTAACAAGTAATTAAACAAGTATCATGCGAAGACTTAGCATAATTAACAAGATGACTTAGCATAATTAAACAAGTAATTAAACAAGTACCATGCAAGGCCCCCCCCAGCCAGCACATGAACCCGTGCCACCcacaccccaaaaaaaaaatatcattctactcaaatattaaatacatCCTACATGAACCCAGCCAATGGACAGCTTTACCATTTTAAATCAGATGGTCAATGGACAAATCAACCACAAGAAAGTAGACATAATAATGGACAGCTTCATCCACAATATGTTTCCACAACAATTGATCAACAAATTAGGAATTTCCAATAGTATCTTGGTCAACAAATTAATCAAAAGATGGATTTAAGGTGTTGATTTGTTATTGCTATAATCCTTAAATCAACCgtttttctacaaaaaatagctaaaactcaataaacaaTGTCTCATCAGCTTAATGGGACGAAAATGGAATAAGAATATAGGTATATGGCACATAACTCTTCCAAACATAAAATaccttaaatatatatgatccaaTATCAACCTCCataaatatacacacatatacatatacatatggtATTGTCTGATGCATTTGAATTCTCCCATTTATGTGATCATTTTGttcccataatatatatatatatatatatatatatatatacaaacacatacatatacaagGCGTTCAAATGACATATGGATCATGTTTTGAACAAATGAAATCTGACTTTTTTTCTAAGGCATTCAAGTGAGCAGTGAGTATATTATGTTTTGGTTAAGTTGAAAAGGTCAACAGATTCTAATCGAATTTTGGGACCAACTGCTTTCTCAATCATAAATAGAAACATAAACCCATCAAACTAATGCTCATTTGCTTTGTCTTTTGCTTACATGCAACCCCTCAATCATAAACAGAGACAGAAAATGCAACCCCTCAACAACTAAACCCATCCACAATCAAGATGAGGGCCTGGAGAAGAGAAATGCGAGGGACGATGAGGTGTATTAAAAAGTTAGGGATCATCAAGAGAATCAAATTCTATACGAAGAAAGAGATTACCTAAGCTTCGGAGAAATCAACGAGAGAAATAGGGGTTTTGGTTGTTTCCGATGAGAGTAGGAGTGTGGTGGGGAGGTGGCGCGGTGGTGCGGTGCTGATGTTGCCGACAAGACGTGGGGTAGTGGTGCGGTAGTGAGTCTCTCTAGTCGAAGATGAAATACTCAAGTTTTGGTGGGAAGGGCATCTGGTTTtttgagagagaagggagaaagaagTTGATAGAAATAaatggagagataaataattgatataaaatgtGTTTGATGTATGAAcaattcttttcaaatttagaaattattttgaaagtgactgtagctaaattccaattatttagaatttagttaTTTCATTGTGAACACATTTTAtgctttaatagctaaatttttaatagatttaacttttagctaatccattgaaGATACTCTTAAAGAGATTTTAATAATACATTGCTCATTTCGGAAAGCTGATTTCTCAAAGGAATAAGGAATATCATTGTTGTGCATGAGAATGAAGAACGTGGATTATGCTCTCCAACTTGGTAGTCTTCTCAAAGTCAATCCAATCCAAACCAAGTGGACCCCCAGTCAACAATTTCTAACGAGTAATTCTAAAATTTCTTGGTGAGGAtttatatttctcaaaattattcgagattttattttaagacttaatttggattgaaaaatattcttaactcatctcattataatttttataatttttttatataaaatataataaataatttaacttttttaaatttcaaaacaataataatattaaaaataatattctaataatattttatttaatttttaactttcatctcatctcaacttactatctaaATCTAACCTAAACATTCAATACAATTctttagataaatatatataagtaattaaatctatatttttttttatcaatttaaatttttagaataagtGATTATTTCTCAAGATATTATAACAAAGCTTTTGAATCTAAATTCTGACTCTATATTTTTATCAGAATTTTTAAGATAAAGCAATGAtttcactttaattaaaaaaaaaaaaaaactttaaccctaaaatataaatataaagatcaATAAGTGAGCACATctagaagaaagaaggaaggaagCCCACCCCCCCGCCCGTGAAGGAGAGGGCATCTCGAGGCCATTTGTTTATATTCGTTTATTATGGTCCCCCACAACCTACAACTTGAGAGGTTAACCTCTATAATCTCATTTTCACAACCTATATTATCCATCACGTCATTACTTATAATTAGCATCATGTGATGTGTTATTGGGTCTGATGGACCGTCGAGATCATTTTGGGTAATTAAGGTTTGCAAGCCGTGAATGATGGTACTAgttaatagctagctagctggctaGTCTGATCAAGTCAATTGCTGTCTTCTTTGTCTTCGTCAACGTTAAAGACCGCTATCTTGAAGGCTTCCAGTTCCAGGATGTCTATCTATCTctgtttcttaattaattagccacGTATTACGTATACGCCTGGATCATGTTCTCCCACCTCTCGATCTGCTAGCTACCACCTAGTCCTCTTCTTGGGGCGTATACTGATCCGTATCATGTGTGCATGCCCAGCTCTATGCATGTATCGTGTGAAACATCCAATATCGGTGGGAACCACGACCATCACACCCATGTGACCTTCGCTTTTACATATTTGTATTCATATTCCCTACCAATTGCGTcaccatgcatgcagcatgacCCAAACCCTACGATAACAGCTATTCCATCTATTACATTTTAAATTCGTTATGATTTTTTGACGAATTCAACGAAGTTTGAGCCATAGAGCGAAGGGTTAGGCCAATAAAAATTTTGACCTGTTTTACGTGATCTTTATCTGATCTAACCCGCATACCAGAgtttatcatatattatattaaaaaaattttagacataagtTTCACATTCTACACactatttaaaaacatataattttatatttttatcttcatattttatattaaattcaaatataaaatataaggataaaaaaataaaattacatactTTTAAATAGTGTGTAGGGTGTAAAGATTTTTTGTAGCACAACTcattatattattcttttaaacaattatcgtactttatttaattattatttaaaataaaattctgtatagttatatatacatatatattatggtatatatatatatattatcttacTGAATAAATATGAGGTGGATGTAATTGactccatttttattttgtttgtcgTCATTGTGTTTTAACACCTTCCACTTTTTTTCTGATCTGAAGGGCATATATAGCGTTTGGAGTCTTTGGACGTACGATGCAGTGACTTCAAGtgatatttcaatattattgggTGCTTCATTAAACGACACAGTGGAGTGAGTGGCCCAGTGGGTTCCCAAGCCAGCGGCAGTACGTTGCGTGATCACCCAAGTGTCTTCTTACAGAATGGTTTCTGCATCACGTTCTACGCATATCATCATGTCAGCTTGATACTcgttcaattattatttattttataaagagaatcaatggaagaGTCTAAAGAAGGCAGACCCGTTCACACATTGGATTGGAGCTTTGCGATTTATCTTCCCATGGTGGGCCTTCCTCGCAAATATATAGAGATTGCACATGATCTAAAGGGTTTCGGTCAAAGTCAAATGCGTTAAATATTCTAcacttttgatattttattatattccaTATTCTCCGACTATGgttggattataatttttcttgaattatatactctttaatttatcttattgtaAAATGCCAaaccattaaaaattatttacacaactattaatttttaataacataatattttatgatataataaaaatttcaaatattcgtactaattataattaattaatcaaatgcGTCTGtaaaatctttcttttattattgtaGTGACGAGAAGACATGAGCTGTGTGCCAATtcaacactttattttttttattttttttaattttaacctttttattctttataagtgctagagatataaatatattacataaaaataaatttacaaactgacatgattttatgttattcgTGAAATCAACTTtacagttataaaaataattttataatctgacgtatcacatcaaatcatgttattttatatatttactttcgTATAATTCCTTTAtcgttaaagtattttttttttttatgtttttgccAAGCATGTTGTCCCATATTTGCTGTCCAATCCCAACAACCCATTAGttatcctatataaataaaaagtagattcAAACCAAGTATACGATTTGTTGGGATGATAATTATTGTAATATGTTATGTATTACGCCCGGGAAGATAGGTAAGTGAATTGCTATATATATTGCTATCCATCTAATTTCTAAGCACAAGTCCTAAAGCCAACGTGCCATATACAATGAAAAACCGCGGCATAAGGCTTTGAAAGTTCAATGAATTAGGTTGTAACTTGTAATGAGATTGGAATCATGCCTAAACCGTTTGGCTTTTAGCCGTCAGGTCATCATTAAATTACTTAAGCATAGGCCACACGCAAGCTGGATGGCTTACCACCGTAGgtcataaaaatattgttagactACTGTTATGTATATGCTTCCCTTTGGGGataagatcatgatcatcatataaatTGAATCAGAACTACTCATTATATATTTGACTCTTCTTCCAGAGTTCCAGTGATGTTACGGTCTTCTTTTTTGAATGTATTATTGTCAATCACTCTGATCAAATatcacttaaaattattattattatgtaatttaaatgatttttatatgtatttcaaTTGCTTGAATTGCTTTATAATGAGTCGATTGGCCATTGTGATTATACTGATCagggaaataatatttaaaatgaaaaataattaaaagagtaGTTGACAAGAAAGGAGAGAAGATTTCTTGTGTGGCGTTACGTTAAAGCCAAGTCAaatgaagtgaaaaataatTACACCGTCCCTTTCTCTCGCACGTGTGAACTGATTAAACCCATCAATAATTTTACTCCATAATctataaaagaaagaataatagaactcattatttatattatttaaataataaaatttaatttataaaattcaattataaaatttatcttttaaaaaataagcaatTCAGTATATACTTCTTGagttgataatataattttgtaataataatatcctATTGAGTATTTATTTCTTGGGCATCACTGCACGACGGGCGGTCCCATCCACCTACTAGAGAAGGAATGATTCAAGAGTCAGACCACGTCATGTGAATGGTTTAGCAAAGCAGAGAGGTAGATGAAATTACTcgattaataattttattaaatttagataaaacaTTGACAtcttttaaaatgttttctATATTTAAAGTATTTCTACCGTTgtgattttcaattatttaaataaaaggtGTCACATTTCAAgaatttatgggtttttttcgggtgtttattattattttcctataaatatTTGACATTTCAAGAGAGGGTATTCAACGGAAGAGATTTGCTATACAACTTCCATCACattctacattttatatttttttaaattttttaaatttttaatatttttttaaatttttttttgaatttattctttttaaattatttatttattatttatataataaatatttaataaaagaaaaaaataataaaaattaaaaataatgtaaggTGTGAAAG includes these proteins:
- the LOC108988769 gene encoding uncharacterized protein LOC108988769; translated protein: MQRALRAKNKLGFINGEISKPTSTNDPLLEAWERCNDLVTSWLQNSISPSIKSSIALVNKASVVWTELQERFTQQNGARIFQLKRALAGLKQEQDPVSVYYGKLKTLWDELNVFDPLPDCSCGNLKILSDRYHRDCAIQFLMGLNDSYTNSRDQIMLLDPLPSVGKVLSLIQQQERQHLMLSSCPSPDSMALATKKFHPNFKPNAKSGQLLKNRPYCTHCHQTGHSLETYFKAGNAEPPTCTHCHMSGHVAEKCYKLHGYPPGHKLFSKGKSSTSFANSASTDQDEDSSSRIGLTREQYQQLLHLLQPKETPMMLLSSTNSTKTASHSFANAAKTSTISGISTQYSISLQNSLMSAETPWIIDTGAVALPF